CCTCCTGACACTGACCACCCACCCGAGGAGAAGAGACATGTGTCGACCCGTCCCCTGCAAGCAGTGCGGCAAGATCACCTGGTCCGGCTGCGGACAGCACGTCGCTGCCGTGAAGGCGTCGGTGCCCCCGGCGAACTGGTGCGCCGGGCACCCGAAGACCGAACGGCCCACGGGGCCGCGCCGCAGCTGGCTCGGCCGGATCGTGGGGCGCTGACATGACCGTCGACCGCGCCGTCCTGGTCCTCGCCGGCACCATGACCCTGGTCAGCGCCTTGCTGGTCGCCGTGGTCTCGCCGTGGTTCCTGCTGCTCACCTGCTTCGTGGGCGCCAACCTGCTGCAGTCGGCGTTCACGGGGTTCTGCCCCGCAGCGCTGGTCTTCCGCAGGCTGGGCCTGCCCGGGGGATGCGCGTTCCCGCAGAGGTGACGCCCCGAGACCGCCGGGCCAGGGACGCCCCCTTCCGCGGCC
The sequence above is a segment of the Nocardioides jiangxiensis genome. Coding sequences within it:
- a CDS encoding YgaP family membrane protein — protein: MTVDRAVLVLAGTMTLVSALLVAVVSPWFLLLTCFVGANLLQSAFTGFCPAALVFRRLGLPGGCAFPQR